The proteins below are encoded in one region of Campylobacter helveticus:
- a CDS encoding OmpA family protein, translated as MKKVLLCLGLASVLFAADNNVKFEITPTLNYNVFEGNLDLDDRAAPGVRLGYHFDDFWLDQLELGLEHYSSVKYANNDRTNITKVFLSAIKGIDVGEKFYFYGLAGGGYERFSNEQFDNESGGFGHYGAGVKYRLSDSLALRLETRDQINFHEANHNWVSTLGVSFGFGGSKDGAVSGSSSKTKAISPVQPREGALLDENGCERTISLEGHFEFDKTTLNPAFEERIQKIAKVLDENEKYNTILEGHTDNTGSRAYNQKLSEKRAQRVANELMKFGIEKERIEVKGYGQDRPRSSNDTKEGRADNRRVEARFFLAQ; from the coding sequence ATGAAAAAAGTTCTTTTGTGTTTAGGTTTAGCAAGTGTTTTATTTGCTGCTGATAATAATGTGAAATTTGAAATCACCCCTACCCTTAACTACAATGTGTTTGAGGGAAATTTAGACCTTGATGATAGGGCTGCACCGGGTGTGAGACTTGGCTATCATTTTGATGATTTTTGGCTTGACCAGCTTGAGCTTGGCTTGGAGCACTACTCTAGCGTAAAGTATGCTAACAACGATAGAACAAACATCACAAAGGTGTTTTTGAGTGCGATTAAGGGCATTGATGTGGGTGAGAAATTCTATTTTTATGGTTTAGCTGGTGGTGGCTATGAAAGATTTTCTAACGAACAATTTGACAATGAAAGTGGTGGTTTTGGACACTATGGTGCTGGTGTAAAGTATAGACTAAGCGACTCTTTGGCTTTGAGACTTGAAACAAGAGACCAAATCAATTTCCACGAAGCAAATCATAACTGGGTTTCAACGCTTGGCGTAAGCTTTGGTTTCGGTGGCTCAAAAGATGGTGCTGTAAGTGGAAGTAGCTCTAAAACAAAAGCAATTAGCCCAGTGCAACCAAGAGAGGGTGCTTTACTTGATGAAAATGGTTGTGAAAGGACTATTAGCCTAGAGGGACATTTTGAATTTGATAAAACAACTCTAAATCCAGCCTTTGAAGAAAGAATTCAAAAAATCGCTAAAGTTTTAGATGAAAATGAAAAATACAATACGATTTTAGAGGGACATACTGATAACACAGGCTCAAGAGCTTACAATCAAAAGCTTTCAGAAAAACGCGCTCAAAGAGTTGCAAATGAGCTTATGAAATTTGGTATAGAAAAAGAACGCATTGAAGTAAAAGGTTACGGACAGGATAGACCTCGTTCAAGTAACGATACAAAAGAAGGTAGAGCGGATAATAGAAGAGTTGAAGCAAGATTTTTCTTAGCTCAATGA
- a CDS encoding HAD family hydrolase, whose translation MKGKTLLFDLDGTLIDSTPAILNSFYFAFEKLGLEPSLDEDIKSLVGLPLDEMFSKLYQDKAYLANQFIDFYREKYHKIYLEQTTLLPLAKEALELADTFADLAVVTTKGSQFTKPLLDFLGVGHLFKTIIGRNDVKFPKPHPEPILTALERLNKDKTHAFMIGDTQFDILAAKAAEISHIALSCGYESIESLQKHSDCIKDNAYEAVKFIKNL comes from the coding sequence ATGAAAGGCAAAACCCTTCTTTTTGACTTAGATGGCACTTTGATAGATTCAACTCCCGCCATCTTAAATTCTTTTTATTTTGCCTTTGAAAAGCTTGGCTTGGAGCCGAGCTTGGACGAGGATATTAAGAGCTTGGTAGGGCTTCCACTTGATGAGATGTTTTCCAAGCTTTATCAAGATAAAGCCTATCTCGCAAATCAATTTATCGACTTTTATAGAGAAAAATACCATAAAATTTATTTAGAGCAAACCACACTTTTGCCTTTAGCAAAGGAAGCGTTAGAATTAGCTGACACATTTGCGGATTTAGCTGTCGTTACGACCAAAGGTTCGCAATTTACCAAACCTTTATTAGATTTTCTAGGCGTGGGACATTTATTTAAAACCATAATAGGGCGTAATGATGTCAAATTTCCCAAACCTCATCCAGAGCCTATTTTAACAGCTTTGGAAAGATTAAATAAAGACAAAACTCACGCTTTTATGATAGGCGATACACAATTTGACATCTTAGCAGCTAAAGCCGCTGAAATTTCCCACATTGCTTTAAGTTGTGGTTATGAAAGCATTGAAAGCCTACAAAAGCACAGCGATTGCATTAAAGATAATGCCTATGAAGCAGTTAAATTTATAAAGAATTTATAA
- a CDS encoding PepSY-like domain-containing protein — translation MKTKLALAALLSAGVLYAQDIVIQPSQLPANAQSFLNTHFKGVGIGLVKKDLDSYDVTLTDGTEIDFVINGEWKDVDGKYKAIPLGFLPSVLVSKVQVSQPNAQIIQVEKEINGYKFKFNNNMEVYADFNGNILGQKFDD, via the coding sequence ATGAAAACAAAATTAGCTCTAGCAGCTTTATTAAGTGCAGGTGTGCTTTACGCACAAGATATAGTTATCCAGCCAAGTCAGCTTCCAGCCAACGCTCAAAGCTTTTTAAACACTCATTTTAAAGGTGTAGGCATAGGACTTGTAAAGAAAGACCTAGATTCTTACGATGTAACCTTAACCGATGGCACGGAAATTGATTTTGTCATCAATGGAGAGTGGAAAGATGTCGATGGTAAATACAAAGCTATCCCGCTTGGCTTCCTACCTTCTGTTCTTGTCAGCAAAGTGCAAGTAAGCCAACCAAACGCACAAATCATTCAAGTAGAAAAAGAAATCAACGGATACAAATTTAAATTTAATAATAATATGGAAGTTTATGCGGACTTCAATGGCAATATCTTAGGGCAGAAATTTGACGACTAG
- a CDS encoding poly(A) polymerase, whose translation MLMLNLETQRLYLLKRLGVLKFLSVIEALLVGFLAFVFIKDVMIAFALAIFVGVFFFRLTSKRLINAKKELELSILNYFLARHKAHFTKKRLLQEEFTRLELSESLKEFRCGEGIKFKAFTLYDVKFKDELGHFFCGICLMAHQAINGGKEEQIYQKLKEKSFEISSYFARDKNALIACLQNPFFVDFKKSVEENLKTMQGNLEKLNSLFSD comes from the coding sequence ATCTTAATGCTAAATTTGGAGACGCAGAGATTATACCTTTTAAAACGCTTAGGCGTTTTAAAATTCTTAAGCGTGATTGAAGCTTTGCTTGTGGGTTTTTTAGCTTTTGTTTTTATAAAAGATGTGATGATAGCTTTTGCTTTGGCTATTTTTGTGGGTGTTTTTTTCTTTCGTTTGACGAGCAAAAGACTCATCAATGCTAAAAAAGAGCTAGAACTTAGCATTTTAAATTATTTTTTAGCACGACATAAGGCGCATTTCACTAAAAAGCGTCTTTTGCAAGAGGAATTTACAAGACTTGAATTAAGCGAGAGTTTAAAGGAATTTCGTTGCGGAGAGGGGATTAAATTTAAAGCTTTTACCCTCTATGATGTAAAATTTAAAGATGAGCTAGGACACTTTTTTTGTGGAATTTGTTTAATGGCTCATCAGGCTATAAATGGTGGAAAAGAAGAGCAAATTTATCAAAAATTAAAAGAAAAAAGCTTTGAAATTTCAAGTTATTTTGCTAGAGATAAAAATGCTTTAATTGCTTGTTTGCAAAATCCTTTTTTTGTAGATTTTAAAAAAAGTGTAGAGGAAAATTTGAAAACAATGCAAGGGAATTTAGAAAAGCTAAATTCCCTTTTTAGCGACTAG
- the typA gene encoding translational GTPase TypA, whose protein sequence is MENIRNIAVIAHVDHGKTTMVDELLKQSGTFSEREQIAERVMDSNDIEKERGITILSKNTAINYKGTKINIIDTPGHADFGGEVERVLKMIDGVLLLVDAQEGVMPQTKFVVKKALQLGLKPIVVINKIDKPAADPERVINEIFDLFVALDANDEQLDFAIVYAAAKNGYAKLDLNDTSDNMEPLFKTILERVPAPSGDRQNPLQLQVFTLGYDNFVGKIGIARIFNGVVKKNQSVMLVKADGEKVNGRVSKLIGFMGLEKMDIEEASSGDIVAIAGFETLDVGDSIVCPNNPMPLDPLHIEEPTLSIVFAVNDGPLAGTEGKHVTSNKIAERLEAEMKTNIAMKYESSGEGKFKVSGRGELQITILAENMRREGFEFCMGRPEVIVKNEDGVRTEPFEHLVIDVPEEFSGAVIEKLGKRKAEMKTMSPTGDGQTRLEFEIPARGLIGFRSQFLTDTKGEGVMNHSFLEFRPFSGAVEKRANGALISMENGVALGYSLFNLQDRGVLFIEPQTKVYTGMIIGEHSRNNDLDVNPIKGKNLTNVRASGSDDAIKLVPPRKLSLERALEWIEEDELVEVTPINVRVRKRYLDQAQRKRMEKSKS, encoded by the coding sequence ATGGAAAATATAAGAAATATCGCCGTTATAGCACATGTTGACCACGGAAAAACAACTATGGTTGATGAGCTTTTAAAGCAGTCAGGCACTTTTAGCGAGAGAGAGCAAATCGCAGAACGCGTTATGGATAGTAATGATATAGAAAAGGAAAGAGGCATTACCATACTTTCTAAAAATACTGCTATTAACTACAAAGGAACGAAGATTAATATCATCGATACCCCAGGACACGCCGATTTTGGTGGTGAGGTTGAGCGTGTTTTAAAGATGATAGACGGGGTTTTGCTTTTGGTAGATGCTCAAGAAGGCGTTATGCCTCAAACCAAATTTGTGGTAAAAAAGGCTTTACAGCTTGGCTTAAAGCCCATTGTGGTGATAAATAAAATCGACAAACCAGCCGCAGACCCTGAAAGAGTGATTAATGAAATTTTTGACCTTTTTGTCGCTTTAGATGCAAATGATGAGCAGCTTGACTTTGCTATCGTTTATGCAGCAGCTAAAAACGGCTATGCAAAACTTGATTTAAATGATACAAGTGATAATATGGAACCGCTTTTTAAAACCATACTTGAACGCGTTCCAGCCCCAAGCGGAGATAGGCAAAATCCTCTTCAACTTCAAGTTTTTACTCTGGGTTATGATAATTTTGTTGGTAAAATAGGCATAGCAAGAATTTTTAATGGTGTGGTAAAGAAAAATCAATCTGTAATGCTTGTCAAAGCTGACGGAGAAAAGGTAAATGGTAGAGTTTCTAAGCTTATAGGTTTTATGGGTTTGGAAAAAATGGATATTGAGGAAGCAAGTAGTGGGGATATAGTCGCCATTGCAGGTTTTGAAACCCTAGATGTGGGCGATAGCATAGTATGCCCTAATAATCCTATGCCTCTTGACCCTCTTCACATCGAAGAGCCGACTTTAAGCATAGTTTTTGCTGTAAATGACGGACCCTTAGCAGGCACCGAGGGTAAGCATGTAACCTCCAATAAAATTGCCGAGCGTTTGGAAGCTGAAATGAAAACAAATATAGCGATGAAATATGAAAGTAGCGGAGAAGGTAAATTTAAAGTCAGTGGTAGGGGTGAGCTGCAAATCACCATTTTAGCGGAAAATATGCGTAGAGAGGGCTTTGAGTTTTGTATGGGGCGTCCTGAAGTTATCGTTAAAAATGAAGACGGAGTTAGAACCGAGCCTTTTGAGCATTTGGTCATCGATGTGCCAGAAGAATTTAGTGGTGCAGTGATAGAAAAGCTTGGCAAAAGAAAAGCCGAGATGAAAACGATGAGCCCCACAGGAGATGGACAAACAAGGCTTGAGTTTGAAATCCCAGCGCGTGGGCTTATAGGCTTTCGTTCGCAGTTTTTAACGGACACTAAAGGCGAGGGTGTGATGAATCATAGCTTTTTAGAATTTCGACCTTTTAGCGGAGCAGTGGAAAAAAGAGCAAATGGTGCTTTAATCTCTATGGAAAATGGCGTGGCTTTGGGCTATTCTCTTTTTAATTTGCAAGATAGAGGTGTGCTTTTTATCGAGCCGCAGACTAAGGTTTATACAGGGATGATTATAGGGGAGCATAGCCGTAATAATGACTTAGATGTGAATCCTATCAAGGGTAAAAATCTTACTAATGTTAGGGCAAGTGGAAGCGATGATGCGATAAAGCTCGTGCCACCTAGAAAACTAAGTCTTGAAAGGGCTTTAGAGTGGATAGAAGAAGATGAGCTTGTCGAGGTAACGCCTATTAATGTGCGTGTGAGAAAGCGTTATCTTGACCAGGCGCAAAGAAAGAGAATGGAAAAAAGCAAATCTTAA
- a CDS encoding flagellar hook-length control protein FliK produces MSNLAPQSEVLNLAPSKNTNQASFSKNVKNNQKEEASSDNERESFLNSLLASIEETNEHLPQHMKISEAEVVGEVMSKLQVGNFDEGDKISIFESASLMQILSVLDKLKTDMSNVKLANLANNNNNALLQLIKNENNFNALKNANSLGELLDLAKDMGLEVRDIKVDRLLDLKATFPNLDKKEFFKGAIDNVFKEILNNKLAHIEKNLDKNLQTNNKVPKKTNEANSLLSKTLQNLDTLIKKEDKSKKENNEEVEIKLNTKNHKNENFSEILEGFSKKTKISENDEKKTRPALKEETIKEVNLENKKETFVNKKEPLKEVKEETIKEVNLENKKETFVNKKEPLKEVKEETIKEVNLENKKETFVNKKEPLKEVLDKEILNTQEKTKSPLKEAVLNATLNSKEMPKETAKEAIIKEVQKDLSKESLKDMKLNRVNSEGMKVVSENLTKIVQNKNNENAFGELLNKETNKEFVATEKSENVNVEKSSMEDLNNLVKDLSRVNQNQKIVTPKETLQYFSQDLKEAMEQYKAPITKLSITLNPSNLGEVEVTLVQRGANLHINFNSNPNAMNLFIQHQAEFKNSLVNMGFTGLEMNFSEQGKREQQQEKKSKSHYYDEKIDEESSPKINLELVLAKYF; encoded by the coding sequence ATGTCAAACTTAGCCCCACAAAGCGAGGTTTTAAATCTCGCTCCTAGTAAGAATACAAACCAAGCTTCTTTTAGCAAAAATGTAAAAAATAATCAAAAAGAAGAAGCTTCAAGCGATAATGAAAGAGAAAGCTTTTTAAATTCCTTACTAGCCTCCATTGAAGAGACAAATGAGCATTTGCCTCAGCATATGAAAATAAGCGAAGCAGAAGTTGTGGGCGAAGTGATGAGCAAGCTACAAGTTGGTAATTTCGATGAGGGAGATAAAATTAGCATTTTTGAATCCGCCTCTTTAATGCAAATTTTATCGGTTCTTGACAAATTAAAAACGGATATGTCAAATGTAAAATTAGCCAACCTTGCTAACAATAACAACAATGCGCTCTTACAACTCATCAAAAATGAAAATAACTTCAACGCTCTTAAAAATGCCAATAGTCTTGGAGAGCTTTTGGACTTAGCTAAAGATATGGGGCTTGAGGTTAGGGATATTAAGGTTGATAGGCTGCTTGATTTAAAGGCTACTTTTCCAAATTTGGATAAAAAAGAGTTTTTTAAAGGGGCGATTGATAATGTTTTTAAAGAAATTTTAAATAACAAACTTGCCCACATAGAAAAAAACTTAGATAAAAATTTACAAACAAATAACAAAGTGCCTAAAAAAACAAATGAAGCAAATTCTTTGCTTTCTAAAACCTTACAAAATTTAGACACTCTCATCAAAAAAGAGGATAAATCCAAGAAAGAAAATAATGAAGAAGTAGAGATAAAGCTCAACACGAAAAACCATAAAAATGAAAATTTCAGCGAAATTTTAGAAGGATTTTCTAAAAAAACTAAAATCAGCGAAAACGATGAAAAAAAGACTCGCCCCGCACTAAAAGAAGAAACGATAAAAGAGGTCAATTTAGAAAATAAAAAAGAAACTTTTGTCAATAAAAAAGAGCCTTTGAAGGAAGTGAAAGAAGAAACGATAAAAGAGGTCAATTTAGAAAATAAAAAAGAAACTTTTGTCAATAAAAAAGAGCCTTTGAAGGAAGTGAAAGAAGAAACGATAAAAGAGGTCAATTTAGAAAATAAAAAAGAAACTTTTGTCAATAAAAAAGAGCCTTTGAAGGAAGTGCTGGATAAAGAAATTCTAAATACTCAAGAAAAAACAAAGTCTCCCCTCAAAGAAGCTGTTTTAAATGCGACCTTAAATAGCAAAGAAATGCCAAAAGAGACAGCAAAAGAAGCAATAATAAAAGAGGTGCAAAAAGACCTAAGCAAAGAAAGCCTTAAAGATATGAAATTAAACCGTGTCAATAGCGAGGGAATGAAGGTTGTAAGCGAAAATTTGACAAAAATCGTGCAAAATAAAAACAATGAAAACGCCTTTGGTGAGCTTTTAAATAAAGAAACAAACAAAGAATTCGTTGCGACAGAAAAAAGTGAAAATGTCAATGTAGAAAAATCCAGTATGGAGGATTTAAATAATCTTGTGAAAGATTTAAGCAGGGTAAATCAAAACCAAAAAATTGTAACCCCAAAAGAAACCTTGCAATATTTCTCTCAGGATTTAAAAGAGGCTATGGAGCAGTATAAAGCACCTATTACTAAGCTTAGCATCACACTAAATCCGTCAAATTTAGGCGAAGTTGAAGTTACTTTAGTGCAAAGAGGGGCGAACCTCCATATCAATTTTAACTCAAATCCTAACGCGATGAATTTATTTATCCAGCACCAAGCCGAATTTAAAAATTCTCTTGTAAATATGGGCTTTACAGGACTTGAAATGAATTTTAGCGAGCAAGGCAAAAGAGAACAGCAGCAAGAAAAGAAGTCAAAATCTCACTACTATGATGAGAAAATTGATGAGGAAAGCAGCCCTAAGATAAATTTAGAGCTTGTTTTAGCAAAATATTTTTAA
- a CDS encoding flagellar basal body rod modification protein, translating to MQTSWNPNLNWQNGSGGTRQKPEENWNPNLNWQNKPQTEDTQKPTTPNQGNPGAELDKDAFLKLLLIEMQHQDPTDPMDSDKMLTQTSQLAALEMQQNTNNVMQQMVAQMEKLSAAMGTSQSIGALGAIGKMGTIADNKIKLTGPDEIIALKMYLPEASNKDGITLEVYDKDNKLVYTEKASEGKEVSAGHFTMEWPGRNNDGVYAGDGEYTVKIVYNNQQGEKITANYGTYPIEGVVFKEGIAYAKMAGQEVPFDQLGEITDYKFGGGTEKPEEKPEEKPEEKPEEKPETENPKA from the coding sequence ATGCAAACAAGTTGGAATCCTAATTTAAACTGGCAAAATGGAAGCGGTGGTACTCGGCAAAAACCTGAGGAAAACTGGAACCCTAATCTTAACTGGCAAAATAAACCTCAAACAGAGGATACACAAAAGCCTACAACTCCAAATCAAGGTAACCCAGGTGCAGAGCTAGATAAAGATGCGTTTTTAAAACTTCTTTTAATAGAAATGCAGCATCAAGATCCAACTGACCCTATGGATAGTGATAAAATGCTTACGCAAACTTCACAACTTGCCGCCCTTGAAATGCAGCAAAATACAAATAATGTTATGCAGCAAATGGTCGCGCAAATGGAAAAACTCTCAGCGGCTATGGGAACAAGCCAAAGTATCGGTGCTTTAGGAGCTATTGGTAAAATGGGAACCATTGCGGATAACAAAATCAAATTAACAGGTCCGGATGAAATTATCGCTCTTAAAATGTATCTACCAGAAGCTTCTAATAAAGATGGTATCACACTAGAAGTTTATGATAAAGATAATAAGCTTGTTTATACGGAAAAAGCGAGCGAGGGCAAGGAAGTTTCAGCAGGACACTTTACTATGGAGTGGCCGGGAAGAAATAATGACGGCGTTTATGCAGGTGATGGCGAATACACAGTGAAAATAGTCTATAACAACCAACAAGGTGAGAAAATTACCGCAAATTACGGAACATACCCTATCGAGGGCGTTGTCTTTAAAGAGGGGATAGCTTACGCAAAAATGGCAGGACAAGAAGTGCCATTTGACCAGCTTGGAGAAATTACGGATTATAAATTTGGAGGCGGCACGGAAAAACCTGAGGAAAAACCTGAGGAAAAACCTGAGGAAAAACCTGAGGAAAAACCTGAAACAGAAAATCCTAAGGCTTAA
- a CDS encoding flagellar hook protein FlgE, translated as MMSSFYNGINGVKTNSFGIDISANNIANVNTTGFKYSNAEFKDVFYSTITSQSTNPAQGGYGSTSASSKLVFEQGSPVASEGEFDVALQGKGFFGVLGADGMPYYTRNGAFRRDANGYLVDSYGNFVLGTMNPAFQGITYSDRVAGLMGDHLNTGMPVNSGFTVNSSDPFGLGTTGSQGPLQVPLNMYLPPKVTQNVIWKGNLDTSTKTEVVTLDLDTNKIKVEKTADGKYKVSGSVSKDEIFSAKENDRILLNFVDKNGVKQSFEATLDKDLNFVSNELDLKGLDSDSIKLESAQISTEQQKANKDVLEAPIYNADGSKSTLRLTLERVLPQVGDTMVYKATAQIYNAAGEAVGEPTEGSLTFNEHGALLSNDIKSVNNPNGGTINIDLGTPYDPNIAGSGYSGIYVQAGKDKNVITQHDGIAEGFFDKYSIGNGGDLIAQFSNGQTVSVGKIALYNFINEQGLMAMGDNIFAATGNSGEASFVMKDGKIVNTANFKGGFLEQSNVDLSVELSNLIVTQRAFDASSKSITTSDQMIQKAINMKK; from the coding sequence ATGATGAGTTCGTTTTATAATGGAATAAATGGTGTTAAAACCAACAGCTTTGGTATTGACATTAGTGCAAATAATATAGCAAATGTCAATACTACAGGCTTTAAATATTCTAACGCGGAATTTAAAGATGTTTTTTATAGCACCATTACTTCACAATCCACAAACCCAGCTCAAGGGGGCTATGGCTCGACCTCAGCATCTTCAAAGCTAGTTTTTGAGCAAGGTTCTCCTGTGGCAAGTGAGGGGGAATTTGATGTAGCTTTACAAGGAAAGGGCTTTTTTGGTGTTTTGGGTGCTGATGGTATGCCTTATTATACACGAAATGGAGCTTTTAGACGCGATGCAAATGGCTATTTGGTAGATTCTTATGGAAATTTCGTATTAGGAACGATGAATCCAGCCTTTCAAGGTATCACATATAGCGATAGAGTAGCGGGACTTATGGGAGACCATTTAAATACTGGAATGCCTGTTAATAGTGGCTTTACGGTTAATTCTAGCGACCCATTTGGCTTAGGAACAACAGGTTCGCAAGGACCGCTACAAGTGCCTTTAAATATGTATCTTCCACCAAAAGTTACACAAAATGTAATATGGAAAGGAAATTTGGATACTAGCACAAAAACAGAGGTCGTAACGCTTGACTTGGATACTAATAAAATCAAAGTAGAAAAAACTGCCGATGGCAAATATAAAGTAAGTGGTAGCGTAAGTAAAGATGAAATTTTTAGCGCAAAAGAAAATGATAGAATTTTGCTTAATTTTGTCGATAAAAACGGCGTAAAACAAAGCTTTGAAGCAACTTTGGATAAGGATTTAAATTTTGTCAGTAATGAGCTTGACTTAAAAGGCTTAGACTCAGACTCCATAAAACTTGAATCCGCACAAATAAGCACCGAACAGCAAAAAGCCAACAAAGATGTTTTAGAAGCTCCCATTTATAATGCTGATGGTAGTAAAAGCACTCTGAGACTAACCCTAGAACGCGTTTTGCCTCAAGTGGGTGATACTATGGTTTATAAAGCCACAGCACAAATTTATAATGCTGCTGGTGAAGCTGTGGGGGAACCAACTGAGGGAAGTTTGACCTTTAACGAACACGGAGCATTGCTAAGCAACGACATTAAAAGCGTGAATAATCCAAATGGAGGGACTATAAATATAGACTTAGGAACGCCTTACGACCCTAATATAGCGGGAAGTGGCTATAGTGGAATTTATGTCCAAGCAGGAAAAGATAAAAATGTCATCACTCAACACGATGGTATAGCAGAGGGATTCTTTGATAAATATAGCATAGGTAATGGCGGTGATTTAATAGCTCAATTTAGTAACGGACAAACCGTATCTGTAGGAAAAATAGCCCTTTATAACTTCATCAACGAACAAGGCTTAATGGCTATGGGAGATAATATCTTCGCGGCTACGGGAAATAGTGGGGAGGCGAGTTTTGTGATGAAAGATGGCAAAATTGTTAATACTGCTAATTTTAAGGGAGGTTTTTTGGAGCAGTCTAATGTGGATTTGAGTGTGGAGCTTTCCAATCTCATCGTTACACAAAGAGCCTTTGATGCGAGTTCAAAAAGCATTACAACAAGCGACCAAATGATACAAAAAGCCATCAATATGAAAAAATAA
- a CDS encoding ferritin family protein has translation MKQYETYQCQKCGNEIEVQKVGGGVLTCCNEAMKCITEDLTAVNLMKAFAGESMARNKYDLFADIAEEEGWHAVAKHFREAAENEKWHARAEFKAYHELVDGKALEITTKNLVCAAEGENYEHSIMYPNFAKIAEDEGKKAIARLFTAIGKVEIEHEREYLALKKMLEEEEFFNSEVEELWVCEVCGHIHRGKKAPAACPLCKAPKEYFKREFLG, from the coding sequence ATGAAACAATACGAAACCTATCAATGTCAAAAATGTGGCAATGAAATCGAGGTGCAAAAAGTAGGTGGTGGAGTGCTAACTTGCTGCAATGAAGCGATGAAGTGCATTACTGAGGATTTAACAGCTGTTAATTTAATGAAAGCTTTCGCAGGTGAATCTATGGCAAGAAATAAATATGACCTTTTTGCTGATATAGCAGAAGAAGAGGGATGGCACGCTGTAGCAAAACACTTTAGGGAAGCTGCAGAAAATGAAAAATGGCACGCAAGAGCAGAATTTAAAGCTTACCACGAATTAGTCGATGGCAAAGCTTTAGAAATCACAACCAAAAATCTCGTTTGTGCAGCTGAGGGGGAAAATTATGAGCATAGCATTATGTATCCAAATTTTGCTAAAATCGCAGAAGATGAGGGCAAAAAAGCTATCGCGAGACTTTTCACAGCCATAGGTAAGGTAGAAATAGAACACGAAAGAGAATATCTAGCTCTTAAAAAAATGCTAGAAGAAGAGGAATTTTTTAATAGTGAAGTTGAAGAATTATGGGTTTGTGAAGTGTGCGGACACATTCATCGTGGTAAAAAAGCTCCAGCAGCTTGTCCTTTATGTAAAGCACCAAAAGAATATTTTAAGCGAGAATTTTTAGGCTAA
- a CDS encoding ribonuclease HII, which translates to MLVGIDEAGRGALAGPLFLAACELYKPLKLIDDSKKLSERIREKLYEEIISNSNYLILAFSNMQIDTLGLSKCLQKGLEIINSHFERKRKIFDGNTNYGVLGIENLIKADSLIAEVSAASILAKVSRDRVMKFLALKYPQYGFEIHKAYGTKNHRERIVKYGACELHRKSFKLI; encoded by the coding sequence ATGCTCGTTGGAATCGATGAGGCTGGGCGTGGAGCTTTGGCTGGTCCTTTGTTTTTGGCAGCTTGTGAGCTTTACAAACCCCTAAAACTCATCGATGATTCCAAAAAGCTTAGTGAAAGAATCCGCGAAAAACTCTACGAAGAAATTATTTCTAATTCTAATTATCTCATTCTTGCTTTTTCTAATATGCAAATTGATACACTAGGGCTTAGCAAATGTTTGCAAAAAGGGCTTGAAATTATAAATTCACATTTTGAAAGAAAGAGAAAAATTTTTGACGGCAATACAAATTACGGCGTTTTAGGCATAGAAAATTTGATAAAAGCCGATAGCCTCATCGCTGAAGTTAGTGCCGCAAGTATTTTAGCCAAAGTTAGCCGAGATAGAGTAATGAAATTTTTAGCCTTAAAATATCCTCAATACGGCTTTGAAATTCACAAAGCTTATGGCACAAAAAATCATAGAGAACGCATAGTAAAATATGGTGCTTGTGAGCTTCATCGCAAAAGTTTTAAGCTTATATAG